The Mixta hanseatica genome includes a region encoding these proteins:
- the rplS gene encoding 50S ribosomal protein L19, protein MSNIIKQIEQEQMKQDVPSFRPGDSVEVKVWVVEGSKKRLQAFEGVVIAIRNRGLHSAFTVRKISNGEGVERVFQTHSPVIDSITVKRRGAVRKAKLYYLRERTGKAARIKERLN, encoded by the coding sequence ATGAGCAACATTATCAAGCAAATCGAACAAGAGCAGATGAAGCAGGACGTACCTTCTTTCCGTCCGGGTGATTCCGTGGAAGTGAAAGTATGGGTCGTTGAAGGTTCTAAAAAGCGTCTGCAGGCATTCGAGGGCGTGGTTATCGCTATTCGTAACCGCGGTCTGCACTCTGCATTCACTGTTCGCAAAATTTCCAATGGCGAAGGTGTTGAGCGTGTATTCCAGACTCACTCACCGGTCATTGACAGCATCACCGTGAAACGTCGTGGTGCCGTGCGTAAAGCGAAACTGTACTACCTGCGTGAGCGTACTGGTAAAGCAGCTCGTATCAAAGAGCGCCTTAACTAA
- the trmD gene encoding tRNA (guanosine(37)-N1)-methyltransferase TrmD — MWIGVISLFPEMFRAITDYGVTGRAVKNGLLSVQSWSPRDFTHDRHRTVDDRPYGGGPGMLMMVQPLRDAIHAAKAAAGEGAKVIYLSPQGRKLDQNGVCELATQQKLILVCGRYEGIDERVIQTEIDEEWSIGDYVLSGGELPAMTLIDSVARFIPGVLGKQASAEEDSFSEGLLDCPHYTRPEVLEELEVPPVLLSGNHAEIRRWRLKQSLGRTWLRRPELLENLALTEEQAKLLSEFQQEFSAQQNYDAEG, encoded by the coding sequence ATGTGGATTGGTGTAATCAGCCTGTTTCCAGAGATGTTTCGCGCTATTACCGACTACGGGGTAACTGGCCGGGCAGTAAAAAATGGCCTGCTCAGCGTCCAAAGCTGGAGTCCGCGTGACTTCACGCACGACCGGCATCGTACCGTGGACGATCGTCCTTACGGCGGCGGTCCGGGGATGCTGATGATGGTACAACCCTTGCGGGATGCCATCCACGCAGCGAAAGCGGCGGCGGGAGAGGGCGCTAAGGTGATTTATCTGTCACCTCAGGGGCGCAAACTCGATCAAAATGGAGTTTGCGAACTGGCGACGCAGCAGAAATTGATTCTGGTTTGCGGCCGCTATGAAGGGATCGATGAGCGTGTGATCCAGACTGAAATCGATGAAGAATGGTCGATTGGGGATTACGTACTCAGTGGTGGAGAGTTGCCAGCGATGACGTTGATTGATTCAGTCGCCCGGTTTATACCTGGTGTGCTGGGCAAGCAGGCGTCAGCTGAAGAAGATTCGTTTTCCGAAGGCTTGCTGGACTGTCCGCACTATACCCGTCCTGAAGTGTTAGAAGAGCTGGAGGTTCCGCCAGTATTACTGTCGGGCAACCATGCTGAGATTCGCCGCTGGCGCCTGAAACAGTCGCTTGGCCGTACCTGGCTTAGAAGACCTGAACTTCTGGAAAACCTGGCTCTGACTGAAGAGCAAGCAAAGTTGCTTAGCGAGTTCCAGCAGGAATTCAGCGCGCAACAAAACTATGATGCGGAAGGTTAG